In one window of Paraflavitalea soli DNA:
- the hisIE gene encoding bifunctional phosphoribosyl-AMP cyclohydrolase/phosphoribosyl-ATP diphosphatase HisIE yields MKVDYSKYTDGLVPAIVQDFKTHKVLMLGFMNEEAVKKTMSEGKVTFYSRSKKRLWTKGEESGNHLLVKEIMSDCDNDTLLIKAQPLGPTCHTGADTCWSERNHQEDFLYYLEDIIELRKKSSDEKSYVKQLFGKGINKMAQKVGEEAVELVIEAKDSNDDLFLNEAADLLFHYLILLNAKGHNLESVVNILRQRHSK; encoded by the coding sequence ATGAAAGTAGATTATTCAAAATACACCGATGGACTGGTACCTGCTATAGTGCAGGATTTCAAAACCCATAAAGTATTGATGCTGGGGTTTATGAATGAAGAGGCCGTGAAGAAAACCATGTCCGAAGGCAAGGTTACTTTTTACAGCCGCAGTAAAAAGCGTTTGTGGACCAAAGGCGAGGAGAGTGGCAATCACTTACTGGTGAAAGAGATCATGTCCGATTGTGACAATGATACCCTGCTTATCAAAGCACAGCCCCTGGGCCCTACCTGCCATACAGGTGCCGATACCTGCTGGAGTGAAAGGAACCACCAGGAAGATTTCCTGTATTACCTGGAAGACATTATAGAGCTGCGTAAAAAGAGTTCCGACGAGAAATCCTACGTAAAGCAACTCTTTGGTAAAGGCATCAATAAAATGGCCCAAAAAGTGGGGGAGGAAGCCGTGGAACTGGTGATCGAAGCCAAAGATTCAAATGATGATCTTTTCCTCAATGAAGCCGCTGACCTGCTTTTCCATTATTTGATTTTACTTAACGCAAAAGGTCATAATTTAGAGTCCGTCGTGAACATTCTACGGCAGCGTCATTCAAAATAA
- a CDS encoding TlpA disulfide reductase family protein: MKQLLVCILLIPMGLLAQSGFVIKGNVMGLPEASKVTLTDVNNATDTLARGKVEKGVFELKGSIKEANLYQLNFDGVEKKTILFIGNDNVTVQGNVEKVQDIQVKGSPVHDDFVTFQSTFNPLFKKLTEMNQQLYATPNVQPGDSIMVAYMNHVEKTKAAIEKFTIEKKGSPVAPFVLVVTSELEQDISILEKHFNLLAANGQQGFYGKILKQRIDDSKIGAIGSQAIEFSQNDTTGKPVSLASFRGKYVLVDFWASWCKPCRMENPNVVTAFNKFKDKNFTVLGVSLDREKQSWLQAIKDDNLAWTQVSDLKFWSNEVARLYKVEGIPQNFLIDPTGKIIGKNLRGAGLQSKLCELLGCN, encoded by the coding sequence ATGAAGCAGTTACTGGTATGCATATTATTAATACCCATGGGATTACTGGCTCAGTCGGGGTTTGTGATCAAGGGAAATGTGATGGGCCTGCCCGAGGCGTCCAAAGTGACCCTCACGGATGTTAACAATGCAACCGACACCCTGGCCCGCGGCAAGGTGGAAAAGGGCGTGTTTGAACTGAAAGGATCCATCAAAGAGGCCAATCTTTACCAGTTGAATTTTGATGGGGTGGAAAAGAAGACCATCCTGTTCATCGGCAATGACAATGTTACCGTACAGGGTAATGTGGAGAAGGTGCAGGACATCCAGGTAAAGGGCTCTCCTGTACACGATGACTTCGTTACCTTCCAAAGCACTTTCAACCCTCTTTTCAAGAAGCTGACAGAAATGAACCAGCAGCTATACGCTACACCCAATGTGCAACCTGGCGATTCCATCATGGTGGCTTATATGAATCACGTGGAAAAAACAAAGGCTGCTATTGAAAAGTTTACCATCGAAAAGAAAGGTTCTCCCGTGGCCCCTTTCGTGTTGGTAGTAACCAGCGAACTGGAGCAGGATATCAGCATTCTCGAAAAGCATTTTAACCTGCTTGCTGCTAACGGTCAACAGGGCTTTTATGGCAAGATCCTGAAACAGCGCATTGATGATAGTAAGATCGGCGCCATTGGCAGCCAGGCCATAGAGTTTAGCCAGAATGATACCACTGGTAAGCCCGTCTCCCTGGCTTCCTTCCGGGGCAAATATGTGCTGGTAGATTTCTGGGCCAGCTGGTGCAAGCCCTGCCGCATGGAGAACCCCAATGTAGTGACCGCTTTCAACAAATTCAAGGATAAGAATTTCACCGTACTGGGTGTATCCCTCGACAGAGAAAAGCAATCCTGGTTACAGGCCATCAAAGATGATAATCTTGCCTGGACCCAGGTGAGCGACCTGAAATTCTGGAGCAATGAAGTAGCCCGCCTGTATAAAGTAGAGGGCATACCTCAAAACTTCCTCATTGACCCTACTGGTAAGATCATCGGTAAAAACCTACGCGGAGCAGGATTGCAATCAAAGCTTTGCGAACTGCTGGGATGTAATTGA
- a CDS encoding DUF2911 domain-containing protein, giving the protein MKNELLTAAAVLLLLSNTVAQLTTTPDGGNRKAEVSENIGITNVSIEYGRPAVKGREGKIWGNLVHKGFTDLGFGTSKNAPWRAGANENTVIAFTTPVMIEGKPVPAGKYGLFIAYDSLASTVILSKNYTSWGSFFYNDKEDAVRVTVKPMPLDKSVEWLKYEFLNQTDSSATVALEWEKLMIPFRVSTDYVNIQLESFRKELRSEKSFNPGWQNYNQAAVYCLVHNTNFEEGLAWAEEAVNGTFVGNKNFTTLSTKAQLLARLNRGAEAEALMKEALPLGNPAQIHNYARQLLQQKKYKEAFDAFKLTTIRIPIPSPPIWV; this is encoded by the coding sequence ATGAAAAACGAATTGCTGACTGCTGCGGCTGTGCTACTCCTCCTCTCCAACACGGTTGCCCAACTCACCACTACGCCCGATGGCGGTAACAGGAAAGCCGAGGTAAGTGAGAATATCGGCATTACCAATGTAAGTATTGAATACGGCCGTCCGGCTGTAAAAGGTCGGGAAGGCAAGATATGGGGCAACCTGGTGCACAAAGGTTTTACAGACCTAGGATTTGGCACCAGCAAAAATGCTCCCTGGCGGGCAGGCGCCAACGAGAATACAGTGATAGCATTTACTACGCCGGTGATGATTGAAGGTAAACCGGTACCGGCGGGCAAATACGGTTTATTCATTGCTTACGACTCTCTCGCTTCTACGGTTATTCTTTCTAAAAACTATACCTCCTGGGGTAGCTTCTTTTACAATGATAAAGAAGATGCGGTGCGAGTGACGGTTAAACCCATGCCACTTGATAAAAGTGTGGAGTGGCTCAAATATGAATTCCTCAATCAGACCGATTCATCGGCCACCGTGGCGCTGGAATGGGAGAAACTCATGATCCCCTTCCGGGTGTCAACGGATTATGTCAACATCCAGCTGGAATCTTTCCGTAAGGAGCTGCGCAGTGAGAAAAGCTTTAATCCAGGCTGGCAAAACTACAACCAAGCCGCCGTCTATTGTCTGGTGCACAATACAAACTTTGAAGAAGGATTAGCCTGGGCGGAAGAAGCGGTCAACGGCACATTTGTGGGTAATAAGAACTTCACCACGCTTTCTACGAAAGCGCAGTTACTGGCCAGGTTGAACCGGGGGGCGGAAGCGGAGGCCTTGATGAAAGAAGCGTTGCCACTGGGCAATCCCGCACAGATCCATAATTATGCGAGGCAGTTACTACAGCAAAAGAAATACAAGGAAGCATTCGATGCTTTCAAACTGACTACGATAAGAATCCCAATACCTTCACCACCAATATGGGTATGA
- a CDS encoding transglycosylase domain-containing protein codes for MTRPVKIFWRIFLYGFLGIVLFLLLINWGLFGKMPSLDELENPSITLASEVFGDDGTPMGKYYRERGNRSYVKYNDISKHVINALVATEDKRFYDHSGIDGIRLTKALATLGRDGGASTITQQLALNMFDERATNIVSRILQKLKENIIAIKLERNFTKQEIIALYLNTVSFSDNVYGIRNAARTFFSKEPDRLTVEEAAVLVGMQKATGTYNPRTNYKASFDRRNTVIELMARNNFLSEAEAAKLKKEPIRLNYKKMDENNGIAPYFLDVIREELKKWAKDHKKPNGDEYDIYADGLHIYTTINPRMQLYAEEAVAKHLPVLQRALAAQRGVKTDAIWKGHDNILEGYMKSSQRWKNLKEDGLSDAEIKKTFYQKTPMKVFAWNPKKEKDTVMTPMDSIKYNREMMQASFMVMDPLSGQVKAWVGGIDFKNYKYDHVNLKTKRQVGSSIKPFLYSLAVEEYGFTPETQCEQTQQYFPGSGYVPAKNRGRVGTRTMASGLAWSVNEVAAYIIKQTTPQRFADFLKQINIPTKVDPYPSIALGTCDLSLYEMMWGYTMFPSGGFSTKPIYITRIEDKNGNVLTPFATERKEVISQTTAYTMARMMQGATDYGTAAGLRARLGIAEMGGKTGTTNDNSDAWFFGFTPQLMAGAWIGCDDRFIRLDGGLGEGGRAARPIWEYFFQKALADKTLGLDKQARFVQPENMRSEQLYDYGGIADRTPDPGAEGANQGNGTADEYLGTPDTQNIPTDSKQAIEEQKVLEEAVKPKNQVPEKKDPKEEVKQEEKKKKDGLFRRIFGGKKKDKEGN; via the coding sequence ATGACCCGTCCTGTTAAGATCTTTTGGCGCATATTCCTATATGGCTTTCTCGGTATTGTATTGTTTTTACTGCTCATTAATTGGGGTTTATTCGGTAAAATGCCTTCACTGGATGAACTGGAGAATCCTTCTATTACCCTTGCCTCTGAGGTTTTTGGCGATGATGGTACACCGATGGGCAAATATTACCGGGAGCGGGGCAACCGCAGCTATGTGAAGTATAATGATATTTCAAAGCATGTGATCAACGCGTTGGTAGCCACGGAAGACAAGCGCTTTTATGACCATTCGGGTATTGATGGCATTCGCCTTACCAAGGCCCTTGCTACCCTGGGGAGGGATGGCGGTGCCAGCACCATTACCCAGCAGCTGGCCCTCAATATGTTTGATGAGCGGGCTACGAATATTGTATCACGGATCTTACAAAAACTCAAAGAAAATATTATTGCGATCAAGCTGGAACGCAATTTCACCAAACAGGAGATCATAGCACTGTACCTGAATACTGTTTCCTTCAGCGATAACGTATACGGCATCCGCAATGCTGCCCGTACTTTCTTTTCCAAAGAGCCAGACCGTCTTACGGTAGAAGAAGCGGCGGTATTGGTAGGCATGCAAAAAGCCACCGGTACCTACAATCCAAGAACGAATTACAAAGCATCTTTTGACCGGCGCAATACGGTAATCGAGTTGATGGCGCGCAACAATTTCCTCTCGGAAGCAGAGGCAGCCAAATTAAAAAAGGAACCCATCCGCCTGAATTATAAAAAGATGGATGAGAACAATGGTATTGCTCCTTACTTCCTGGATGTGATCCGTGAAGAGTTGAAGAAATGGGCCAAAGACCATAAAAAACCCAATGGCGACGAATACGATATCTACGCAGATGGTCTTCATATCTACACCACCATTAATCCGCGCATGCAGCTGTATGCAGAAGAAGCGGTAGCCAAACACCTGCCTGTATTACAACGCGCGCTGGCAGCACAGCGCGGTGTAAAAACTGATGCTATCTGGAAGGGGCACGATAATATACTGGAAGGATACATGAAAAGCAGCCAGCGCTGGAAAAACCTGAAAGAGGATGGCCTGAGTGATGCTGAGATCAAGAAAACCTTCTACCAGAAAACGCCCATGAAGGTATTTGCCTGGAATCCGAAGAAAGAGAAAGATACGGTGATGACACCGATGGATTCCATCAAATACAACCGGGAGATGATGCAGGCATCGTTCATGGTGATGGACCCACTCAGCGGACAGGTAAAAGCCTGGGTAGGCGGCATCGACTTTAAGAATTACAAATACGACCACGTAAACCTGAAAACAAAAAGACAGGTAGGTTCTTCCATCAAGCCATTCCTGTATTCACTGGCGGTAGAAGAATACGGCTTTACCCCGGAAACACAGTGTGAGCAAACGCAGCAATACTTTCCCGGATCCGGTTATGTACCTGCCAAGAACAGGGGCCGTGTGGGTACGCGTACGATGGCCAGCGGATTGGCATGGTCGGTCAACGAAGTAGCGGCTTATATCATTAAGCAAACTACGCCACAGCGTTTTGCTGATTTCCTGAAGCAGATCAATATACCTACCAAGGTAGATCCCTACCCTTCCATTGCGCTCGGTACCTGCGATCTTTCGCTGTACGAGATGATGTGGGGCTATACGATGTTCCCTTCGGGCGGTTTCAGCACGAAGCCCATTTATATTACACGCATTGAAGACAAGAACGGTAATGTGCTGACACCCTTTGCTACGGAACGCAAAGAGGTGATCAGTCAAACAACAGCTTATACGATGGCCCGCATGATGCAGGGTGCAACAGATTATGGAACAGCGGCCGGCCTGCGTGCACGTTTAGGAATAGCGGAAATGGGCGGTAAAACCGGTACTACCAACGACAATTCGGATGCCTGGTTCTTTGGCTTTACACCGCAGTTGATGGCAGGGGCCTGGATCGGTTGTGATGACCGCTTCATTCGCCTGGATGGCGGCCTTGGTGAAGGTGGCCGGGCAGCACGCCCCATCTGGGAATATTTCTTCCAGAAAGCCTTGGCTGATAAAACGCTGGGACTGGATAAACAGGCGAGGTTTGTACAACCGGAAAACATGCGCAGTGAGCAGTTGTACGATTACGGCGGCATAGCTGATCGTACCCCTGATCCCGGTGCAGAAGGCGCCAACCAGGGCAATGGTACAGCTGATGAATACCTGGGCACACCGGATACGCAAAACATTCCTACAGACTCCAAACAAGCGATAGAAGAACAAAAGGTACTGGAAGAAGCAGTGAAACCTAAAAACCAGGTACCGGAGAAGAAAGATCCCAAAGAGGAAGTAAAACAAGAGGAGAAAAAGAAAAAGGACGGACTCTTCAGGCGCATCTTCGGCGGAAAGAAGAAAGATAAAGAGGGGAATTAA
- the porW gene encoding type IX secretion system periplasmic lipoprotein PorW/SprE: protein MMRIFLLLFIFSYVWLPETSAQQPLLSFDLKGKPKKYEEKKLRSEKTGDKKWTVVRRFTQNGTTKFNWHFNANAKLEEIVERAKLGFKDDYTQLLPFYNYSLQQMSQDRELDSVIYKANTGILIHDLRTTWTDNLYMLMGKAYYYKNNLDTAYFTFQYINYIYSPREKDGYDMPIGSNANEGGNAFSISTKEKTDLVTKVWTSPPSRNESFIWQIRTFLARDEMAEASGLIETLKHDPNFPDRLQTDLYEVQAWYFYKQQFYDSAAVYLERALPNAANRAEKARWEFLIAQLYERIKDHSKSQEFYDRVINHTLDPVLEVYARLNSIRQNKGDEKAIQENINTLVKMARRDKYTNYRDIIYFAAAQMELERNNIPGAKALFLKATRYTNPSGDNLYKSRAFLMLGGLSFDQKEYAESKNYYDSVTVVDSTILSQQVYDMRKGALVRIVEQLSIIQRQDSLQRIAAMPEAEREAFVRKLAKQLRKQQGIKEEDPSAVNNNDPLLNNNNNNTPPPDLFSSSNTKGDWYFYNPGLKSKGYTDFKGKWGSRQNVDNWRRMAAVRQATNQVPGLPDQVAGNPQGGIDGGNAEGGRDLSYEGLLKNLPLSEKQLAFSNDSIENAQAKLGVAYMEGLEDYASAITTFEGFLEKFGYSSLRPEVLFHLYYCYNKMGLTASANKVAAELKAKYPGTSFEKTVSNPKGTPEELAAKAAMTRQYEHVYNLFIEGNFMDALEQKKVADSIYGKNYWTPQLLYIQSVYFIHQRLDDSAKASLNNIVTTFPNTPMAEKAKTLIDVLGRRAQIEDYLTKLKIERPKDDSITIIDDSPIGPVKKDTPVVAPPVVEEEQARIIETTTKSSAVKKDSTQNAQKAPIATDKLKRDALVLNATPIPKQPVTDSVQQKPAAPPKDSVVRAREVTVAPGKPAFFYDPNATHMVALVLTKVDPVYITEARNAFNRYNKERYFNKAFQIGNQALSDTVRLMTISSFENANAALEYMEKARKIATGELIPWLPTAKYTFVIVTDANLGVLQNTRDVDTYKLFLQQMFPGKF, encoded by the coding sequence ATGATGCGGATATTCTTACTACTATTCATTTTCTCTTACGTTTGGTTGCCGGAAACTTCCGCACAGCAGCCCTTGCTTTCTTTTGACCTGAAGGGAAAACCGAAGAAATACGAAGAAAAAAAGCTGCGCTCTGAAAAAACAGGTGATAAGAAGTGGACGGTTGTACGCCGCTTTACGCAGAATGGTACTACCAAATTCAACTGGCACTTCAACGCAAATGCCAAACTGGAAGAGATCGTCGAAAGAGCCAAACTAGGATTTAAAGACGACTATACGCAGCTCCTCCCCTTTTACAATTACAGTCTGCAGCAAATGTCGCAGGACAGGGAACTCGATTCTGTCATTTATAAAGCCAATACGGGTATTCTCATCCACGACCTCCGCACCACCTGGACGGATAACCTGTACATGCTCATGGGCAAGGCTTATTATTACAAGAATAACCTGGACACGGCCTATTTCACTTTTCAATACATCAACTACATTTATTCGCCGCGGGAAAAAGATGGTTATGATATGCCCATTGGCAGTAATGCCAACGAAGGGGGCAACGCATTCTCTATTTCCACCAAAGAAAAGACCGATCTCGTTACCAAGGTATGGACCAGCCCGCCCAGCCGCAATGAATCGTTCATCTGGCAGATCAGGACCTTCCTCGCCAGGGATGAAATGGCAGAAGCATCCGGTCTCATAGAAACGCTGAAACACGACCCCAACTTTCCGGACCGGCTACAAACGGACCTCTATGAAGTGCAGGCCTGGTATTTCTATAAACAACAATTTTATGATAGTGCCGCTGTATACCTCGAGCGGGCACTGCCCAATGCCGCCAACCGGGCGGAAAAAGCACGCTGGGAATTCCTCATTGCACAATTGTATGAACGCATCAAAGACCACTCAAAATCACAGGAGTTCTATGACCGTGTGATCAACCATACGCTGGACCCTGTATTGGAAGTATATGCACGGCTCAACAGCATCCGCCAGAATAAAGGGGATGAAAAAGCCATCCAGGAAAACATCAATACACTGGTTAAAATGGCACGTCGCGATAAGTATACGAACTACCGCGACATCATTTATTTTGCAGCGGCGCAAATGGAGCTGGAACGCAACAATATTCCCGGCGCCAAAGCATTGTTCTTAAAAGCGACCCGTTATACCAACCCCAGCGGCGACAATCTTTACAAATCAAGGGCTTTCCTGATGCTGGGTGGACTGAGCTTCGACCAAAAGGAATATGCGGAATCCAAAAACTATTACGACAGTGTAACGGTAGTGGACTCTACCATCCTCAGCCAGCAGGTATATGATATGCGCAAAGGAGCGCTTGTGCGTATAGTAGAACAACTCTCCATCATCCAAAGACAGGATAGCCTGCAGCGCATTGCGGCCATGCCGGAGGCCGAAAGAGAGGCCTTTGTACGCAAACTGGCCAAACAGCTGCGCAAACAACAAGGCATCAAAGAAGAAGATCCTTCTGCGGTCAATAACAACGATCCGTTGCTGAACAACAATAACAACAATACTCCCCCCCCCGACCTGTTCAGCAGCAGCAATACAAAGGGTGATTGGTATTTCTACAACCCGGGCCTCAAATCAAAAGGCTATACAGACTTCAAGGGCAAATGGGGCTCCCGGCAGAATGTAGACAACTGGCGTCGCATGGCTGCGGTAAGACAGGCCACCAACCAGGTGCCGGGTTTACCGGATCAGGTGGCGGGCAATCCCCAGGGGGGCATCGATGGCGGCAATGCTGAGGGCGGCAGAGACCTCAGCTATGAAGGCCTGCTAAAAAACCTGCCACTCTCCGAAAAGCAATTGGCATTCTCCAATGATTCTATAGAAAATGCACAGGCAAAACTTGGTGTAGCCTATATGGAAGGCCTGGAAGACTATGCTTCTGCCATTACCACTTTTGAAGGGTTCCTGGAAAAATTCGGTTACAGCAGCCTGCGGCCGGAAGTGTTGTTCCACCTGTACTATTGCTACAACAAAATGGGCCTTACTGCCAGCGCCAACAAAGTAGCGGCAGAACTGAAAGCCAAATATCCGGGTACTTCCTTTGAGAAAACGGTATCGAATCCCAAAGGTACGCCGGAAGAACTGGCGGCCAAAGCTGCCATGACCAGGCAGTATGAGCACGTGTACAACCTGTTCATTGAAGGCAATTTTATGGATGCCCTCGAACAAAAGAAAGTGGCGGATAGCATCTATGGCAAAAATTACTGGACTCCTCAATTACTGTACATCCAGTCTGTGTACTTCATTCACCAACGGCTCGACGATTCAGCGAAGGCATCGCTCAATAATATCGTTACCACTTTCCCCAATACACCTATGGCTGAAAAAGCCAAAACGCTTATTGATGTATTGGGTCGCCGGGCGCAGATTGAGGATTATCTGACGAAGCTGAAAATAGAACGACCCAAGGATGACAGCATCACCATCATCGACGATTCTCCCATCGGGCCGGTGAAGAAGGATACGCCCGTAGTAGCGCCTCCGGTGGTAGAGGAAGAGCAGGCACGTATTATAGAAACCACTACCAAATCTTCCGCTGTTAAAAAAGACAGTACACAGAACGCACAAAAAGCGCCTATTGCTACGGATAAGCTGAAACGTGATGCGCTGGTCCTAAATGCTACGCCTATTCCCAAACAACCGGTTACGGACAGTGTGCAGCAAAAACCGGCAGCTCCGCCAAAGGATAGTGTGGTAAGGGCCCGCGAAGTGACCGTGGCCCCCGGCAAACCAGCTTTCTTCTATGATCCCAATGCAACGCATATGGTAGCGCTGGTGCTTACGAAAGTGGATCCTGTATACATCACAGAGGCCCGGAATGCCTTCAACCGGTACAATAAAGAACGCTATTTCAATAAAGCTTTCCAGATTGGCAACCAGGCGCTGTCTGATACCGTGCGACTGATGACCATTTCCAGTTTTGAAAATGCCAATGCCGCCCTCGAATACATGGAGAAAGCCCGCAAAATAGCTACCGGGGAATTGATCCCCTGGCTGCCAACGGCTAAATATACCTTTGTGATCGTTACGGATGCCAACCTCGGCGTATTACAGAATACCAGGGACGTAGACACCTATAAACTATTTTTGCAGCAAATGTTCCCGGGAAAATTCTAG
- a CDS encoding bactofilin family protein gives MFNQKSKSETFQETPTPGGASIIASGTTLKGDISSSGDIRIDGVLQGNINCTAKVVIGSNGVVNGDIAGQQADIMGKVTGTIKVKELLQLKGGSQVNGNLHAGKLQIEPTANFNGQCHMSGADNTPVQTASSNGQADKRTEKAVLAGA, from the coding sequence ATGTTCAACCAAAAGTCCAAATCCGAAACCTTTCAGGAAACGCCCACGCCCGGTGGCGCGAGTATTATTGCTTCCGGCACTACACTTAAAGGGGATATCAGCAGCAGCGGCGACATCCGTATTGACGGGGTACTGCAGGGCAATATCAACTGCACCGCCAAGGTAGTTATTGGCTCCAATGGTGTGGTCAATGGCGATATTGCAGGCCAGCAGGCTGATATCATGGGCAAAGTGACTGGAACCATCAAGGTGAAGGAATTACTGCAACTGAAAGGCGGAAGCCAGGTAAATGGCAATCTTCATGCAGGTAAGCTGCAAATTGAGCCCACAGCCAATTTCAATGGTCAGTGTCATATGTCAGGAGCCGACAATACCCCCGTACAGACAGCTTCCTCCAATGGCCAGGCCGATAAACGTACCGAAAAAGCGGTATTGGCAGGCGCTTAA
- a CDS encoding SprT-like domain-containing protein: protein MPKQEAPLDYLRRFIPEAAVLKVLDYLRQYNVHLTITQERKTVLGDYRHATQYKAHRISVNGNLNPYAFLITLVHELAHLVTFTQYANRVQAHGKEWKTLYALLLAEFLKEGIFPADIQQALLQSMHDLPASSCADEGLMRVLKRYDRNNGMVLIEDVPEGQLFDIGEGRIFKKGKKLRKRYQCLEVKTGKMYLFSPIYEVKLAS, encoded by the coding sequence ATGCCTAAACAGGAAGCGCCATTGGATTACCTGCGCCGGTTTATCCCCGAAGCGGCGGTTTTGAAAGTACTGGACTACCTCCGGCAATACAACGTACACCTCACAATAACCCAGGAACGCAAGACCGTACTGGGGGATTACCGGCACGCCACCCAATACAAAGCACACCGCATCAGTGTCAATGGCAACCTCAATCCCTATGCCTTTCTCATCACCCTGGTGCATGAACTGGCCCACCTGGTCACTTTTACCCAATACGCCAATCGTGTGCAGGCCCATGGTAAAGAATGGAAAACCCTGTATGCCTTATTGTTAGCTGAGTTTCTGAAAGAAGGCATTTTTCCGGCCGATATTCAGCAGGCCCTCCTGCAGTCCATGCACGATCTGCCGGCCAGTAGTTGTGCCGATGAAGGCCTGATGCGCGTACTGAAGCGATACGACCGCAACAATGGGATGGTGTTGATAGAAGATGTACCCGAAGGCCAGTTGTTTGATATAGGAGAGGGGAGGATCTTCAAAAAAGGAAAGAAACTACGCAAGCGTTATCAATGCCTGGAAGTGAAGACTGGTAAAATGTACCTGTTCAGTCCCATCTACGAAGTGAAACTGGCTTCATGA